From the genome of Syngnathus acus chromosome 24, fSynAcu1.2, whole genome shotgun sequence, one region includes:
- the clvs2 gene encoding clavesin-2, which yields MTHLQAGLSAATLEKAKAELKENPETLHQDIQEVRDMIITRPDIGFLRTDDAFILRFLRARKFNHFEAFRLLAQYFEYRQQNLDMFKNLKATDPGIKQALKDGFPGVLANLDRHGRKILLLFAANWDQSRYTFVDILRSILLSLESMIEDAELQVNGFILVIDWSNFTFKQASKLTPSMLRLAIEGLQDSFPARFGGIHFVNQPWYIHALYTVIRPFLKDKTRKRIFMHGNNLTSLHQLLHPEILPSELGGMMPPYDMGTWARTLLEHAYDEDGEPDAGPDGGPEAYAFSVQDLHKDVDQGLSPKTMKRSQSVVEPGVLKRPDKVKCDEDNMQPLLSLD from the exons ATGACCCACCTGCAGGCCGGCCTGTCGGCGGCCACCCTCGAGAAGGCCAAAGCGGAGTTGAAGGAAAACCCCGAGACGCTCCACCAGGACATCCAAGAGGTGCGCGATATGATCATCACGAGGCCGGACATCGGCTTCCTGCGGACGGATGACGCCTTCATTCTCAGGTTCCTGCGGGCCAGGAAGTTTAACCACTTTGAGGCCTTCCGACTCCTGGCCCAGTACTTTGAATACAGACAGCAGAACCTGGACATGTTCAAGAACCTGAAGGCCACCGACCCCGGGATCAAGCAGGCGCTTAAGGACGGATTTCCCGGCGTGCTGGCCAACTTGGACCGACACGGACGGAAGATTCTGCTCCTCTTTGCCGCCAATTGGGACCAGAGCAG GTACACGTTTGTGGACATTCTGAGGTCCATCCTGCTGTCTCTGGAGTCCATGATCGAGGACGCCGAGCTGCAGGTGAACGGCTTCATCCTGGTCATTGACTGGAGCAACTTCACCTTCAAGCAAGCCTCCAAACTCACGCCCAGCATGCTCCGGCTCGCCATCGAAGGGTTGCAG GACAGTTTTCCGGCCCGTTTTGGAGGAATCCACTTTGTGAACCAGCCCTGGTACATCCACGCTCTCTACACCGTCATCAGGCCCTTTCTCAAGGACAAGACCAGGAAGCGG aTCTTCATGCACGGCAACAACCTGACCAGCCTGCATCAGCTGCTGCATCCGGAGATCCTGCCGTCAGAACTGGGCGGGATGATGCCACCGTACGACATGGGCACCTGGGCCAGAACCCTGCTGGAGCACGCATACGACGAGGACGGGGAACCAGACGCGGGACCTGACGGAGGACCGGAGGCTTACGCGTTCTCTGTCCAGGACCTGCACAAAGATGTAGACCAAGGCCTCTCGCCCAAAACCATGAAGAG GTCCCAGTCGGTGGTGGAACCTGGCGTACTAAAGCGACCTGACAAGGTCAAATGCGATGAGGACAACATGCAGCCGCTGCTCTCGCTGGACTGA